One window of the Prosthecobacter dejongeii genome contains the following:
- a CDS encoding prenyltransferase/squalene oxidase repeat-containing protein, whose product MPSLFAKIIGFVLILALYAPMAGLHAQAPRAEIISPQVKIAVDRGLAWLLKQQQPAGFFSEQKTDKKIQRGDIPSHSAAMTSLAIMGLASVGHLPGDPTPEGQAAQRALKYVVDHVEPDENGYLGRSDRSRMYGHGIITLMLTEMLGMSPDIETDKKVRSMTEKAIKLIIRAQQVPKSDANKGGWRYEPASSDSDISVSVWQLMSLRAAKNSGIEVPKEAIDNGIAYIKRSYRAERDSNGNLKQLEAAFSYEPYGGRQTFSTTSAGLLSLQVAGQYNIPEVLGSSNWLLKFPPEVNEPWFYYGCYYYAQGMYHRGGDHAATARQKTEQMLVGAQSPEGAWFPRNGNEKSAGPVYATSLALLSLSVYHHFLPIYQK is encoded by the coding sequence AGATCATTTCTCCTCAGGTCAAAATCGCCGTGGATCGTGGACTGGCCTGGCTTTTGAAGCAGCAGCAGCCTGCCGGTTTCTTCTCGGAACAAAAGACAGATAAAAAAATCCAGCGTGGGGACATCCCTAGCCACAGTGCAGCGATGACGTCTCTGGCCATCATGGGACTGGCCTCAGTGGGGCATCTCCCAGGCGATCCTACTCCTGAAGGTCAAGCGGCCCAGCGCGCCCTGAAATACGTGGTGGACCACGTGGAGCCCGACGAAAACGGCTATCTGGGGCGCAGCGACCGTAGCCGCATGTATGGCCACGGTATCATCACACTGATGCTGACTGAAATGCTTGGCATGTCTCCCGACATCGAAACGGATAAAAAAGTCCGCTCCATGACGGAGAAAGCCATCAAGCTCATCATTCGTGCCCAGCAGGTTCCTAAAAGCGATGCCAACAAAGGCGGTTGGCGCTACGAGCCAGCTAGCAGCGATAGCGACATCAGCGTCAGTGTGTGGCAACTGATGTCTCTCCGTGCTGCCAAGAATAGCGGCATCGAAGTCCCCAAAGAAGCCATTGATAATGGCATTGCCTACATCAAGCGCAGCTACCGAGCGGAGCGAGATAGCAATGGCAACCTCAAGCAACTGGAGGCCGCGTTCAGCTATGAACCTTACGGGGGGCGGCAAACCTTCTCCACCACCTCTGCTGGCCTGCTTTCTCTCCAAGTGGCTGGCCAATACAACATTCCTGAAGTGCTGGGCTCATCCAACTGGCTGCTCAAGTTTCCACCGGAGGTCAATGAGCCCTGGTTTTACTACGGCTGCTATTATTATGCTCAAGGCATGTATCATCGTGGGGGCGACCACGCCGCCACCGCCCGGCAGAAGACCGAGCAGATGCTCGTGGGAGCCCAAAGCCCCGAAGGCGCCTGGTTCCCACGCAACGGCAATGAAAAATCCGCCGGCCCCGTGTACGCCACCTCTCTGGCCCTCCTCAGCCTCAGTGTGTATCACCACTTTCTGCCGATTTATCAGAAGTGA
- a CDS encoding putative polyvalent protein kinase domain-containing protein: MGRDSRQNAQNTLRDAEMHLRASLRPNGTIDEDDWDYPDKEKAALHIWAKERNLILPPSFKMPPESKSREHDVIYDEESGLWLKYTKPNAAGYAVEWDTQGNPYMVSAFPIEYFQRLRLQNELFGDNIQLKGLWCDLNGGWRIVTTQPHVKGTQPTSDELVHAFVALGFEKLPWTGIGYEHSLAFWKDGYDVWDVRPANVVLAIGSNLPLPFDVIIRSVP, translated from the coding sequence GTGGGAAGAGATAGCCGCCAAAATGCGCAAAACACGCTCAGAGATGCCGAAATGCACCTCCGAGCAAGCCTACGCCCAAATGGCACTATTGATGAGGACGACTGGGACTACCCTGACAAAGAAAAAGCTGCGTTACACATCTGGGCAAAAGAAAGAAACCTGATTCTACCGCCAAGTTTCAAGATGCCACCTGAGTCCAAGAGCAGGGAACACGATGTTATTTATGACGAGGAATCTGGCCTGTGGTTAAAATATACAAAGCCAAACGCAGCAGGATATGCTGTCGAGTGGGATACCCAAGGGAATCCCTATATGGTTTCTGCTTTTCCTATCGAATATTTTCAAAGGCTGCGCCTTCAAAACGAACTATTTGGTGACAATATTCAATTAAAGGGTTTGTGGTGTGACCTCAATGGAGGTTGGCGCATTGTCACCACTCAGCCCCACGTAAAGGGAACCCAACCAACTTCAGATGAGCTTGTTCATGCTTTCGTTGCACTCGGATTTGAAAAACTGCCCTGGACCGGTATCGGCTATGAACATTCATTGGCTTTTTGGAAGGATGGATACGACGTCTGGGACGTAAGACCGGCAAATGTAGTGCTCGCAATAGGTTCTAACCTCCCTTTGCCTTTTGATGTAATTATCAGGTCCGTTCCCTGA
- a CDS encoding redoxin domain-containing protein — translation MALSVGSSAPDFTVTTLGANGPELFKLSENIGTSNILLLFVPMAFTGVCTTEFCELSKGINAYTSLNAKVIGISGDNPFAQKAWAEKEGITLQLLSDYDHKITEAYGVAYESFLPAKNLIMGGVPKRSAFIIDKAGVIQYAEVLESPGDLPNFTAIQAKLKELA, via the coding sequence ATGGCACTCTCTGTCGGCTCTTCCGCCCCTGATTTCACCGTCACCACCCTCGGCGCCAATGGCCCTGAGCTGTTCAAGCTGTCCGAAAACATCGGCACTTCTAACATCCTACTTCTGTTCGTGCCGATGGCCTTCACGGGCGTTTGCACCACTGAGTTCTGCGAACTGTCGAAAGGTATCAATGCCTACACCTCCCTGAATGCGAAGGTCATCGGCATCAGCGGTGACAATCCCTTTGCTCAGAAAGCCTGGGCTGAGAAGGAAGGCATCACGCTCCAGCTTCTCAGCGACTACGATCACAAGATCACTGAGGCCTACGGCGTGGCTTATGAGAGCTTCCTGCCTGCCAAAAACCTGATCATGGGCGGCGTGCCCAAGCGTTCCGCCTTCATCATTGATAAGGCCGGCGTGATTCAATACGCAGAAGTTCTGGAGAGCCCCGGTGACCTGCCAAACTTCACTGCTATCCAGGCGAAGCTGAAGGAATTGGCCTAA